A single window of Archangium gephyra DNA harbors:
- a CDS encoding OPT/YSL family transporter, whose product MGAARDEAEAAPAVPQAETPRVGEQPSALTPRALALGSLIGALMCLSNLYVGLKTGLAFPAALIACVVGLGLQRALLRLSASRFGPPLSLRETSAMQSAASSAGYSTGGTLVTASVAWLLLAGHHPPMWALLLWTLLSSALGVVLALPMQRAFIRHEPLPFPSGMAAASVARSLHAGDSAGRGGRGPSASERSAPGCSRSRATGSSSSPPPSPCRAPCSACR is encoded by the coding sequence GTGGGCGCAGCGAGAGACGAGGCCGAGGCGGCACCCGCCGTCCCCCAAGCGGAGACGCCACGAGTTGGAGAGCAGCCCTCGGCCCTCACCCCGCGCGCGCTCGCGCTCGGCAGCCTCATCGGCGCGCTCATGTGTCTGTCCAACCTCTACGTGGGGTTGAAGACGGGCCTGGCCTTCCCCGCCGCCCTCATCGCCTGCGTCGTCGGGCTCGGCCTGCAACGGGCGCTGCTGCGGCTGAGTGCCTCGCGCTTCGGCCCGCCCCTCAGCCTGCGCGAGACGAGCGCCATGCAGTCCGCCGCCTCCTCCGCGGGCTATTCCACCGGCGGCACCCTCGTCACCGCCAGCGTGGCCTGGCTGCTGCTCGCCGGCCACCATCCTCCGATGTGGGCCCTGCTGCTGTGGACGCTGCTCAGCTCCGCGCTCGGCGTCGTCCTCGCCCTGCCCATGCAGCGCGCCTTCATCCGCCACGAGCCCCTGCCCTTCCCCTCGGGCATGGCCGCGGCCTCGGTGGCGCGCTCGCTGCACGCCGGGGACTCCGCGGGCCGCGGGGGGCGCGGGCCCTCGGCCTCGGAGCGCTCGGCGCCGGGGTGCTCGCGTTCGCGCGCGACGGGCTCCAGCTCTTCCCCGCCGCCCTCGCCCTGCCGGGCGCCCTGCTCGGCGTGCCGCTGA
- a CDS encoding choice-of-anchor D domain-containing protein: MILGIGTDNSLLMRKTPQAPWEKLGSRQPALAAVTVLRNGVILGVGMDTLLWKQDLSGTYKQIPNSQAVKGAAMLPDGTLLGVGMDNQLWARVTLTTTWCLVPGSGPIISIAVMPDGRILGVGTDNQLRTRATLTSPWTVVPGSGAVKSVAVTPEGTLVGVGLDNVLHTRATLTSPWTVVPGSGPVLSVAAYPVACDTNSTATLPPPPVARPVLELFDGASKVAPGAPLELGTLAECTTGAPRTFVIKNTGTAPLKLLRIELSNPTDFLLGPLASPPVDLAPGASMSFELRFSPKSAGRKSATVNLVSTDATTPLFPFTVAGTATAKPKAGKLVVKQYYSYTSIYEVPIAPNSHHVFREPRPGDAFQSLSFYIENQGEGDLQLLNATLSNTAAFVLTEMTGTPTGPRPRFPKVLRPGGREILYLVYTRRGPGPQTTTLQLQSGSPGQQPELFQFTVQIP; this comes from the coding sequence ATGATTCTTGGCATTGGAACGGACAACAGCCTCTTGATGAGGAAGACCCCGCAGGCGCCGTGGGAGAAGCTGGGCTCCCGGCAGCCCGCCCTCGCGGCCGTGACCGTGCTGCGCAACGGCGTCATCCTGGGCGTCGGCATGGACACCCTGCTCTGGAAGCAGGACCTGAGCGGAACCTACAAGCAGATTCCCAACAGCCAGGCGGTGAAGGGCGCGGCCATGCTGCCCGATGGCACCCTCCTGGGCGTCGGCATGGACAACCAGCTCTGGGCCCGGGTCACCCTCACCACCACGTGGTGCCTGGTGCCCGGCAGCGGCCCCATCATCTCCATCGCGGTGATGCCGGATGGGAGGATCCTCGGCGTCGGCACGGACAACCAGCTCCGGACACGTGCCACCCTCACCAGCCCCTGGACCGTCGTGCCCGGCAGCGGCGCCGTGAAGTCCGTCGCGGTGACCCCGGAGGGGACCCTCGTCGGTGTCGGCCTGGACAACGTGCTCCACACCCGCGCCACCCTCACCAGCCCCTGGACCGTCGTGCCCGGTAGCGGGCCGGTGCTGAGCGTCGCGGCGTATCCCGTCGCCTGCGATACCAACTCGACGGCGACCCTGCCGCCTCCCCCGGTCGCCAGACCCGTCCTGGAGTTGTTCGACGGTGCCAGCAAGGTCGCGCCCGGCGCTCCCCTTGAGCTGGGCACCCTCGCCGAGTGCACCACCGGCGCACCGAGAACCTTCGTCATCAAGAACACGGGCACCGCGCCCTTGAAGCTGCTCCGCATCGAGCTGAGCAACCCCACCGACTTCCTCCTCGGCCCCCTGGCCTCGCCGCCGGTGGACCTGGCGCCGGGTGCCTCCATGAGCTTCGAGCTGCGCTTCTCACCGAAGAGCGCCGGGAGGAAGTCCGCGACGGTGAACCTCGTCAGCACCGACGCCACCACCCCGCTGTTCCCCTTCACGGTGGCGGGCACGGCCACGGCGAAGCCCAAGGCCGGCAAGCTCGTGGTCAAGCAGTACTACAGCTACACGAGCATCTACGAAGTCCCCATCGCGCCCAACAGCCACCACGTCTTCCGCGAGCCCCGGCCCGGGGATGCCTTCCAATCCCTCTCCTTCTACATCGAGAACCAGGGCGAGGGAGACCTGCAGCTGCTCAACGCGACCCTCTCCAACACGGCCGCGTTCGTGCTCACGGAGATGACGGGCACGCCCACGGGTCCCCGGCCCCGGTTCCCCAAGGTCCTCCGCCCGGGCGGCCGGGAGATCCTCTACCTCGTCTACACGCGGCGGGGCCCCGGTCCGCAGACGACGACCCTCCAGCTCCAGAGCGGCTCGCCCGGCCAGCAGCCCGAGCTCTTCCAGTTCACCGTGCAGATTCCCTGA
- a CDS encoding FAD-dependent oxidoreductase yields the protein MSPARQYAVLVAGGGVAGISTALALAREGMSVCVLERTRYEQWRPGETLSPLAHAELSRLGVSLSERGEDFIPSHGIEAAWGSEQPRFHSFITNPYGEGWHVDRQRLDALLARQAEAHGVPLLRLTSAMKLEREQGRWRVHAQTASGEVELTCEAVVDATGRASSVARQCGARRYRVDALCSVSAVLEQPEGMAQTLLVESTPLGWWYAAPLPGRRVIVSLLSDTDLLTRAGALRPAGWCALLSATRHLQARVGTPPESLLFHIRPCETSSLERSGGERWVAVGDAASGLDPLSSGGILKALRSGRQAAEALRSALGGDDTAIPRYAEAQSSGFTQYLTARLGHYATEQRWPDAPFWQRRMEASAASAKLQTERAIP from the coding sequence GTGAGCCCCGCGCGCCAGTACGCCGTCCTCGTCGCGGGCGGAGGCGTGGCGGGAATCAGCACCGCGCTCGCCCTGGCGCGGGAAGGCATGTCCGTCTGCGTTCTCGAGCGGACGCGGTACGAGCAATGGCGGCCCGGGGAGACGCTCTCCCCCCTGGCGCACGCGGAGCTGTCGCGCCTCGGCGTGTCCCTGTCCGAGCGCGGAGAGGACTTCATCCCCTCGCACGGAATCGAGGCGGCCTGGGGCTCCGAGCAGCCCCGGTTCCACTCGTTCATCACCAACCCGTACGGGGAGGGCTGGCACGTGGACCGTCAGCGCTTGGACGCGCTGCTGGCCCGGCAGGCGGAGGCCCACGGGGTTCCCCTCCTGCGGCTGACCTCGGCCATGAAGCTCGAGCGGGAGCAGGGCAGGTGGCGGGTGCACGCCCAGACGGCCTCCGGGGAGGTGGAGCTCACCTGCGAGGCGGTGGTGGACGCGACGGGGCGGGCCTCGTCCGTCGCGCGGCAGTGCGGGGCGCGGCGGTACAGGGTGGACGCGCTGTGCAGCGTGTCCGCCGTCCTCGAGCAGCCGGAGGGCATGGCGCAGACGCTGCTCGTCGAGTCCACGCCCCTGGGCTGGTGGTACGCCGCCCCCCTGCCCGGCCGGCGCGTCATCGTCTCGCTGCTGAGCGACACGGACCTGCTCACCCGCGCCGGTGCGCTCCGCCCCGCCGGGTGGTGCGCGCTCCTGTCGGCCACGCGCCACCTCCAGGCGCGCGTGGGCACGCCACCGGAGTCCCTGCTGTTCCACATCCGTCCGTGCGAGACCAGCAGCCTCGAGCGCTCCGGGGGTGAGCGCTGGGTGGCTGTCGGTGATGCCGCCTCGGGCCTGGACCCCTTGTCCTCGGGCGGCATCCTCAAGGCGCTCCGCTCCGGACGCCAGGCCGCCGAGGCCCTCCGCTCGGCCCTGGGAGGTGATGACACCGCGATTCCCCGCTACGCGGAGGCCCAGTCCTCCGGGTTCACGCAATACCTGACGGCGCGCCTCGGCCACTACGCCACCGAGCAACGGTGGCCGGACGCCCCCTTCTGGCAACGGCGGATGGAAGCGTCCGCCGCATCGGCAAAACTTCAAACAGAGCGAGCAATCCCATGA
- a CDS encoding HD domain-containing protein, with protein sequence MSPSTAEPPEKVYALPSRPMQTKAAAPIAFLQGRSTLALIEAYFELNHLKQLYRQGWLRVGIARERCESVAEHSFGVALLSLFLADSYFPEADASKVVRIALLHDLGEAYVGDITPHDAVSREEKLQREQQAVEKILAKLPRGAEYLALWREYEHGTSFEARLVRQVDRLEMGFQAAIYENQGAGDLSQFFASVHKALETPELKAVLAELEKLRPGV encoded by the coding sequence ATGTCCCCATCAACGGCCGAGCCGCCGGAAAAGGTCTACGCGCTACCATCCCGGCCCATGCAGACCAAGGCCGCCGCCCCCATCGCGTTCCTCCAGGGCCGGAGCACCCTCGCCCTCATCGAGGCGTACTTCGAGCTCAACCACCTCAAGCAGCTCTACCGGCAGGGGTGGTTGCGCGTGGGAATCGCCCGGGAGCGCTGTGAGAGTGTCGCCGAGCACTCATTCGGCGTGGCGCTGCTGAGCCTGTTCCTCGCCGACAGCTACTTTCCCGAGGCGGATGCCTCCAAGGTGGTGCGCATCGCGCTCCTGCATGACCTGGGCGAGGCCTACGTAGGCGACATCACGCCGCATGATGCGGTGAGCCGCGAGGAGAAGCTCCAGCGCGAGCAGCAGGCCGTGGAGAAGATCCTCGCCAAGCTGCCACGCGGCGCCGAGTACCTCGCGCTGTGGCGGGAGTACGAGCACGGCACCTCCTTCGAGGCCCGGCTGGTGCGACAGGTGGACCGGCTGGAGATGGGCTTCCAGGCCGCCATCTACGAGAACCAGGGCGCGGGGGACCTCTCGCAGTTCTTCGCCTCGGTGCACAAGGCGCTGGAGACCCCCGAGCTGAAGGCCGTGCTCGCCGAGTTGGAGAAGCTGCGGCCCGGAGTCTAG
- a CDS encoding RnfABCDGE type electron transport complex subunit D produces MTLAAALPRDPRYLQIAFLSSFLVAGVGWLGFDIPVWQPPLIMATACVTQWAMTRLFRAPPVGYLSPLITSLGLSLLLRTDAFWVGPFAAAVAISSKFVLRARGKHLFNPTNLGLVVAMLLTSHAWCSPSQWGHSGALLGWFAAFGLAVAHRSFRSDVSLAFLGSWVLLKAARIFYLGAPWASLQHQLSAGGLILFTFFMISDPKTTPDHRVGRVLYAVCVAGLGFFMLHGLWWQNALLWALCLVSPLTPLIDRVLPSGRFQWPGGGAPERNDACVSVSSQPA; encoded by the coding sequence ATGACGCTCGCCGCCGCGCTCCCCCGCGACCCGCGCTACCTTCAAATCGCCTTCCTCTCCTCCTTCCTGGTGGCGGGCGTGGGGTGGCTGGGATTCGACATTCCCGTCTGGCAGCCCCCGCTCATCATGGCCACCGCATGCGTGACGCAGTGGGCCATGACGCGCCTGTTCCGGGCGCCGCCGGTGGGGTACCTCTCGCCGCTCATCACCTCGCTGGGGCTGTCGCTGCTGCTGCGCACCGATGCCTTCTGGGTGGGGCCCTTCGCCGCGGCGGTGGCCATCTCCAGCAAGTTCGTCCTGCGCGCGCGCGGCAAGCACCTCTTCAACCCCACCAACCTGGGCCTGGTGGTGGCCATGCTGCTCACCTCGCATGCGTGGTGCTCGCCCAGCCAGTGGGGCCACAGTGGCGCGCTGCTGGGGTGGTTCGCGGCGTTCGGCCTGGCGGTGGCGCACCGCTCGTTCCGCTCGGACGTGAGCCTGGCCTTCCTGGGCTCGTGGGTGCTGCTCAAGGCGGCCCGCATCTTCTACCTGGGCGCGCCCTGGGCCAGCCTCCAGCATCAGCTGTCCGCCGGCGGCCTCATCCTCTTCACCTTCTTCATGATCTCCGACCCGAAGACGACGCCGGACCACCGGGTGGGCCGCGTCCTCTATGCCGTCTGCGTGGCCGGGCTCGGCTTCTTCATGCTGCATGGCCTGTGGTGGCAGAACGCGCTCCTCTGGGCGCTCTGCCTCGTCTCTCCCCTCACTCCCCTCATCGACCGTGTCCTGCCCTCCGGCCGCTTCCAGTGGCCGGGAGGTGGGGCCCCGGAAAGGAACGACGCATGCGTTTCCGTGTCCTCGCAGCCGGCCTGA
- a CDS encoding WD40 repeat domain-containing serine/threonine protein kinase, protein MSQARPVEEGIPQGVPADAAPAQEASGIGNAPTLPASSPARLEPSGLLPVVDPAYYAVHGELAQGGIGRILRARDLRLRRPVAIKQMLSPSPEAESRFLTEALVTARLQHPAIVPVYEAGRWPDGELFYSMKLVSGCSLADVLSEHKTLKERLALLPHVLAVAEAMAYAHSERIIHRDLKPANILVGGFGETVVIDWGLAKDLSRVEDTAAPHAAGATGGTADGAMTRAGTVMGTPAYMPPEQAAGRPVDERADVYALGAILYHLLAGSRPYDGTTSDQVLARVMKGPPPPLASLLESIPRDLQAIVTKAMARDPAERYATAREMAEDLRRFQTGQIVGAYEYSRMELLRRFVRRYRAAVTFLLVLAVLGAESVREIRAERDTAQAAYDELRLTQARDIVAEAPNDSLDSLRELSPGFKKWSAARTIAADAQAQGFARVLRNHTQHINAISFTADGRYLVSASDDRTLRVWDLGQDGEPRVLRGHTNEVWRIQMLPDGQGFISSDKDGVLRQWTLSAGDGKSEEKVLATLWNPVSALTVGCQGRCLLAATQANDVLHRWDLVTGETRTFHTGVQGIQELLASPVGSWVFVRGHRNAASALGDADTGSFQVLEQARPTVGGFSAEGHLFTVDMRGELHTWTPGTTERQLLARNLGIGTSLAFVPGTSWVVIGTQEGVIRLLNSATGQTRELHHHDGLVNSLDVTSDGRYLASASADRTAVLWELETGEPRVLRGPRQQAHLVQFSPDDRRLAVASFTGQLRLFSMDRKLHHVLSTGEGPQVSLELSADGRRMATLSEQGVLRLREASSGKTLLEVPGMSPGTVGFSPEGQWLAAGGLDGRLHLYASATGSERPLPSGPGARVTAITFSGDGQRLASADEEGVVWLWEVASGKGQRLGAHEKMVWQLAFSPDGGLIASVGEDKTVRLWDVTRGGGELLGTHTYAVRAVAFSPNGEHLVTGGLEQLSFWDVKSRKRLGEPLPSGGVVLELLYSPRGDVVASRNQKDDSVMLWNGETREPIPMPRGHQGDVLDLAFSPDGTRLASASLDKTVRLWDLATLESRALRGHTGQVEAVRFFPDGKTLASTGQDGTVRLWPDDLPFEPEALRAWLKSFTSDQEGPPAPPHP, encoded by the coding sequence ATGAGCCAGGCCAGACCCGTCGAGGAGGGTATACCGCAGGGTGTACCCGCGGACGCGGCCCCCGCGCAGGAGGCCTCCGGCATCGGGAACGCGCCCACGCTGCCGGCGTCCTCTCCCGCGCGCCTGGAGCCATCCGGCCTGCTGCCCGTGGTGGATCCCGCGTACTACGCCGTCCACGGGGAGCTGGCACAGGGCGGCATCGGCCGCATCCTCCGCGCCCGGGACTTGCGGCTGCGCCGGCCCGTGGCCATCAAGCAGATGCTCTCTCCCTCGCCGGAGGCCGAGTCCCGCTTCCTGACCGAGGCCCTCGTCACCGCGCGTCTGCAACACCCCGCCATCGTGCCGGTGTACGAGGCGGGACGCTGGCCGGATGGTGAGCTCTTCTACTCGATGAAGCTCGTCTCCGGCTGCTCGCTGGCGGACGTCCTCTCCGAGCACAAGACGTTGAAGGAGCGGCTGGCCTTGTTGCCCCACGTCTTGGCGGTGGCCGAGGCCATGGCCTACGCGCACTCCGAGCGCATCATCCACCGCGACCTCAAGCCGGCCAACATCCTGGTGGGCGGCTTCGGCGAGACGGTGGTCATCGACTGGGGCCTGGCCAAGGATCTCTCGCGCGTGGAGGACACCGCGGCTCCCCATGCCGCTGGCGCCACGGGCGGCACCGCGGATGGCGCCATGACCCGGGCCGGCACGGTGATGGGGACGCCCGCGTACATGCCTCCGGAGCAGGCCGCGGGCCGGCCCGTGGACGAGCGCGCCGACGTCTATGCCCTGGGCGCCATCCTCTATCACCTGCTCGCGGGCTCGCGTCCCTATGACGGGACGACCTCGGATCAGGTGCTGGCGCGGGTGATGAAGGGCCCGCCGCCCCCGCTGGCCAGCCTCCTGGAGAGCATTCCGAGGGACTTGCAGGCCATCGTGACCAAGGCGATGGCGCGCGATCCCGCCGAGCGCTACGCCACCGCGCGCGAGATGGCGGAGGACCTGCGGCGCTTCCAGACGGGGCAGATCGTCGGAGCCTACGAGTACTCGCGGATGGAACTGCTGCGCCGCTTCGTGCGGCGCTACCGGGCCGCGGTGACGTTCCTGCTGGTGCTCGCCGTCCTGGGCGCGGAGAGCGTCCGGGAGATCCGTGCCGAACGCGATACGGCCCAGGCGGCATACGATGAGCTCCGGCTGACCCAGGCGCGGGACATCGTGGCGGAAGCGCCCAACGACTCCCTGGACTCGCTGAGGGAGCTCTCGCCTGGCTTCAAGAAGTGGTCGGCGGCGCGGACGATCGCCGCGGACGCCCAGGCCCAGGGCTTCGCCCGGGTGCTGCGCAACCACACCCAGCACATCAACGCCATCTCCTTCACGGCCGATGGCAGGTACCTCGTCTCCGCCAGTGATGATCGCACGCTGCGTGTCTGGGACCTCGGGCAGGACGGGGAACCCCGGGTGCTGAGGGGTCACACCAACGAGGTGTGGCGGATCCAGATGCTCCCGGATGGCCAGGGCTTCATCTCCAGCGACAAGGACGGCGTCCTGCGCCAGTGGACGCTCTCCGCCGGGGACGGCAAGTCCGAGGAGAAGGTCCTCGCGACCCTGTGGAACCCCGTCTCGGCGCTCACCGTGGGTTGTCAGGGCCGGTGCCTGCTCGCCGCCACCCAGGCGAATGACGTGCTCCATCGCTGGGACCTGGTCACGGGCGAGACCCGCACGTTCCACACGGGCGTCCAGGGCATCCAGGAGCTGCTGGCCTCTCCCGTGGGCTCCTGGGTGTTCGTGCGAGGCCACCGCAATGCCGCCTCGGCCCTCGGAGACGCGGACACGGGCTCCTTCCAGGTGTTGGAGCAGGCGCGGCCCACCGTGGGAGGCTTCTCCGCGGAGGGTCACCTCTTCACGGTGGACATGCGGGGGGAGCTCCACACCTGGACGCCTGGAACCACCGAGAGGCAATTGCTCGCACGCAATCTCGGCATCGGCACGTCGCTCGCGTTCGTCCCGGGGACGTCCTGGGTGGTCATCGGCACCCAGGAGGGAGTGATCCGGCTGCTGAACTCCGCCACGGGCCAGACGCGGGAGCTCCACCACCACGATGGGCTCGTCAACAGCCTGGACGTCACCTCGGATGGCCGCTACCTCGCCTCGGCCAGCGCGGATCGGACCGCGGTTCTCTGGGAGCTCGAGACCGGAGAGCCCCGCGTGCTGCGTGGACCCCGGCAACAGGCCCACCTCGTCCAGTTCTCTCCGGATGACCGGCGGCTGGCCGTCGCCAGCTTCACCGGGCAGCTGCGGTTGTTCTCCATGGATCGGAAGCTCCATCATGTGCTCTCCACGGGCGAGGGTCCCCAGGTCTCGCTGGAGCTCTCCGCCGATGGCCGCCGGATGGCCACGCTGTCCGAGCAGGGTGTCCTGCGTCTCCGCGAGGCCTCCTCGGGAAAGACCCTCCTGGAGGTACCCGGCATGTCTCCGGGCACGGTGGGCTTCTCACCGGAGGGCCAGTGGCTGGCCGCGGGTGGACTCGATGGACGGCTGCACCTGTACGCCTCCGCCACTGGAAGCGAGCGGCCCCTCCCGTCAGGACCTGGAGCCCGCGTCACGGCGATCACCTTCTCGGGAGATGGCCAGCGCCTCGCGTCGGCGGACGAGGAAGGTGTGGTGTGGCTGTGGGAGGTTGCCTCGGGGAAGGGACAGCGTCTCGGAGCACACGAGAAGATGGTGTGGCAGCTCGCGTTCTCTCCCGACGGCGGTCTCATCGCCTCCGTGGGCGAGGACAAGACGGTGCGGCTGTGGGACGTGACCAGGGGCGGAGGCGAGCTCCTGGGCACGCACACGTATGCCGTGCGCGCCGTGGCCTTCTCTCCGAATGGCGAGCACCTCGTCACGGGCGGACTGGAGCAGCTGAGCTTCTGGGATGTGAAGAGTCGCAAGCGCCTGGGGGAGCCCCTGCCGAGCGGTGGAGTCGTCCTGGAGCTGCTCTATTCGCCCCGGGGAGATGTGGTGGCCAGCCGCAACCAGAAGGATGACAGCGTGATGCTCTGGAACGGGGAAACAAGAGAGCCCATCCCCATGCCCCGAGGCCACCAGGGCGATGTGCTGGACCTCGCCTTCTCGCCGGATGGAACGCGCCTGGCCTCGGCGAGTCTCGACAAGACCGTGCGGCTGTGGGACCTGGCGACCCTGGAGAGCCGCGCGCTGCGAGGCCACACCGGCCAGGTGGAGGCGGTGCGCTTCTTCCCGGATGGCAAGACGCTCGCTTCCACCGGTCAGGATGGCACCGTCCGGCTCTGGCCGGATGACCTGCCCTTCGAGCCGGAGGCCCTGCGCGCCTGGCTGAAGTCCTTCACGAGCGACCAGGAAGGACCTCCAGCACCTCCCCATCCCTGA
- a CDS encoding DUF2330 domain-containing protein — MRFRVLAAGLTAGFLTLAAPAAEAFCGFYVGKADSSLFNEASQVVLVRDGERTVVTMSNDYKGQLTDFALVVPVPVVLKREQIHVGERKYVERLDAYSAPRLVEYFDEDPCAPQLAYEDAIPMAAPTAAGAPMNEVRRKSLGVTVEAEYTIGEYDIVLLSAKESSGLETWLRESGYKIPPRAAKALEPYIKQDMKFFVAKVNLKEQKATGFNYLRPLQMAYESKKFMLPIRLGMANAKGPQDLVIYAMTRTGRVESSNYRTVKIPSDMDIPVFVKEEFKQFYPALFEKAHAREEKRALFTEYVWDMGWCDPCAADPLSPEELRALGVFWLDGQNANMGGGSQVVLTRLHARYDGEHFPEDLVFQETSDRQNFQARYVLRHAFKGALACEAGKQYLRELDKRHQQEAETLAKLTGWDLGTISKKMGDDAPGKKAGGGKAPEPWYKRLWQ; from the coding sequence ATGCGTTTCCGTGTCCTCGCAGCCGGCCTGACGGCTGGATTCCTGACGCTCGCAGCGCCCGCCGCCGAGGCCTTCTGTGGCTTCTACGTGGGCAAGGCGGACTCGAGCCTCTTCAACGAGGCCTCGCAGGTGGTGCTGGTGCGCGATGGCGAGCGCACCGTGGTCACCATGTCCAACGACTACAAGGGCCAGCTCACCGACTTCGCCCTGGTGGTGCCCGTGCCGGTGGTGCTCAAGCGCGAGCAGATCCACGTGGGCGAGCGCAAGTACGTGGAGCGGCTGGATGCCTATTCCGCGCCGCGCCTGGTGGAGTACTTCGACGAGGACCCGTGCGCCCCGCAGCTGGCGTACGAGGATGCCATTCCGATGGCGGCCCCCACAGCCGCGGGGGCTCCGATGAACGAGGTCCGGCGCAAGAGCCTGGGCGTGACGGTGGAGGCCGAGTACACCATTGGCGAGTACGACATCGTCCTGCTGTCGGCGAAGGAGTCGTCGGGGCTGGAGACGTGGCTGCGCGAGAGTGGCTACAAGATTCCGCCGCGCGCCGCGAAGGCGCTGGAGCCGTACATCAAGCAGGACATGAAGTTCTTCGTGGCCAAGGTGAACCTGAAGGAGCAGAAGGCCACGGGCTTCAACTACCTGCGGCCGCTGCAGATGGCCTACGAGTCGAAGAAGTTCATGCTGCCCATCCGCCTGGGCATGGCGAACGCGAAGGGGCCGCAGGACCTGGTCATCTACGCGATGACGCGGACGGGGCGGGTGGAGTCCTCCAACTACCGCACGGTGAAGATTCCCAGCGACATGGACATCCCCGTGTTCGTGAAGGAGGAGTTCAAGCAGTTCTACCCGGCGCTCTTCGAGAAGGCCCACGCGCGGGAGGAGAAGCGCGCCCTCTTCACCGAGTACGTCTGGGACATGGGGTGGTGCGATCCGTGCGCGGCGGACCCGCTCAGCCCGGAGGAGCTGAGGGCGCTCGGGGTGTTCTGGCTGGACGGGCAGAACGCCAACATGGGCGGGGGCTCGCAGGTGGTGCTCACGCGGCTGCACGCGCGCTACGACGGAGAGCACTTCCCCGAGGACCTGGTGTTCCAGGAGACGAGCGACCGGCAGAACTTCCAGGCGCGCTACGTGCTGAGGCACGCCTTCAAGGGCGCGCTGGCGTGCGAGGCGGGCAAGCAGTACCTGCGGGAGCTGGACAAGCGGCACCAGCAGGAGGCGGAGACGCTGGCGAAGCTCACCGGCTGGGACCTGGGTACCATCTCCAAGAAAATGGGAGACGACGCGCCCGGGAAGAAGGCCGGGGGCGGCAAGGCGCCGGAGCCCTGGTACAAGCGCCTCTGGCAGTGA